The Streptomyces sp. DG1A-41 genomic sequence GGTGGAAGGTGTTCACCGAGCCGTCGCAGATCACCTTCGACAGCTACTCCAAGCTGCTGGAGAACGAGGACATCACCAGCAGCCTGCTCAACACGGTGTGGATCACCGTGCCGGCGACGCTGCTTGTCGTGATCGTCGGCTCGCTGGCGGGCTACGCCTTCGCCTGGATGGAGTTCCCGGGTCGCGACTGGTGGTTCCTGGGCGTGGTCGGCCTGTTGGTCGTGCCCGTGCAGGTCGCGCTGATCCCGATCGCCGAACTCTTCGGCGAGATCGGCATCTTCGGCTCGGTGATCGGCGTGGTGCTCTTCCACGTCGGCTTCGGCCTGCCGTTCGCCGTGTTCCTGCTGCGGAACTTCTTCGCGGAGATCCCGAGAGAGCTGCTGGAGGCGGCACGGCTGGACGGGGCGGGTGAACTGCGCCTGTTCTTCCGTGTCGTGATGCCGCTCGGCGCACCGGCGATCGCCTCGCTCGGCATCTTCCAGTTCCTGTGGGTGTGGAACGACATGCTGGTCGCGCTGATCTTCTCGGACTCCGGGAGCCAGCCGATCACGGTCGCACTCCAGACGCAGGTACGGCAGTTCGGCAACAACATCGACGTGCTGGCACCCGGCGCGTTCATCTCGATGGTGGTCCCGCTGGCCGTCTTCTTCGCGTTCCAGCGGCAGTTCGTGTCCGGCGTGATGGCGGGAGCCGTCAAGTAGCGTCCAGCGCGAGGCAGTTGGAGGGGCGGACCGGTCGCGGTCCGCCCCTTGCGCGTTCCCCCGGATGCCGTAGCCGCCGTAACCAACTCACCCCACCGGCCGTTCCCGGGCCGAACGCCCGCGCCGACCGATGGATGGCCTTTTGCCCAGGTTCAGTGTCATTGTCCCCGCGTACCAGGTTCAGGCGTACCTGCACGAGTGCCTCGAATCGGTGCTCTCCCAGTCCTGTCCCGATCTGGAACTGATCGTCGTCGACGACTGCTCGCCGGACGCGTGCGGCGCGATCATCGACGAGTTCGCCGCCCGCGACGCGCGCGTCCACCCCGTCCACCTGCCCGAGAACGTCGGCCTGGGCCGCGCGAGAAACGCCGGCTTGGCGCACGCGAGCGGCGACTACCTGCTGTTCCTGGACAGCGACGACACCCTCACGCCCGACGCGCTGCGGTCGATCGCGGACCGGCTGAAGGAGACGGGCGATCCGGACGTCCTGGTCTTCGACTACGCGCGCACCTACTGGACGGGGGAGACGGTCCGCAACCAGGCGGCCCTCCAGCTCACCGAGCAGGGCCCGGCCCCGTTCCGCCTGGAGGACCGGCCGGGCCTGCTGCGGCTGCTGATGGTCGCCTGGAACAAGGCCTACCGGCGGGAGTTCGTCGAGGAGCAGGGGTTCGTCTTCCCGCCCGGGTACTACGAGGACACGCCGTGGACGTACCCGGTGCTGATGACCGCTGAGTCGATCGCGACCCTCGACCGCGTCTGCGTGCACTACCGCCAGCGGCGGCAGGGCAGCATCCTGCGCACCACAAGCGAGCGGCACTTCGACGTCTTCGAGCAGTACGACCGGGTGTTCGCGTATCTGGAGGAGCGCCCCGAACTGTCCCGGTGGCGGCCGGTGTTGTTCCGCCGCATGGTCCATCACCTGGCGATCGTGTACTCCCGGCGAGACCGGCTGCCCCCCGGCTCGCGCGCGGACTTCATGCGCCGGGCCCGCGCCCACTACCGCCGCTACCGCACCCGGGGCGCCCCCGTCCCGCTGCGCGCCCGGGTGCAGCACACCCTGATCCGCTTCGGCCTGCACCGCACGTACCGCACGCTCCAGCTCGTGTCGTCCCTGCACCGCGGCGTCGCGCGGACCACCGGGAAGCTGTTGCGCGGCCTGCGGTCCGCCTCCCTCAGGCTCCACTACCGCGTCCAGCGCTGTCTCCCGCTGCGCGCCGACCGGGCCGTCTTCACCGCCTACGACGGCCGCGGCCACAGCTGCAACCCGGGCGCGCTGGAGTCCGCGTTCCGCGATCTCGCGCCGCACATCCGCACGGCGTGGATCGCCCGTCCCGAGCACCACCACACCATCCCGCCGGGCTCGCGCCGCCTCGTCCCCGGCACGGCCGCCTACTGGACGGCGCTCGCCCGCTCCGCCTGGCTGGTCAGCAACACGGCATTCGACCACCGCCTGGTCAAGCGCCGGGGCCAGACCCTGATCCAGACCGGGCAGGGCACCCCGCTGGGGCACATCGGCCTCGACCTCCAGGAGCGCCCGGCGGCGGCCCGGGGCAGGGACTTCGCCCGGCTGCTCGAGGGTGTCGACCAGTGGGACTACGTGCTGTCCGCCAATCGCCACACCACTCTCACCCACGAGCGCGTCCACCCCGGCCGCTACACCACGCTGGAGTACGGCTACCCCCGCAACGACGTGTTCCGCACGGCGACCGAAGCGGACGTGGCCCGGCTGCGCGCCTCGCTCGGCATCCCGGAGGGCACGGTGGCGATCCTCTACGCGCCGACCCACCGTGACTACCGCCGCTCCCAGCGCCACGCCCTCGACCTCCAGCGGATCGTGCGCCGCCTGGGCCCGCGCTTCATGGTGCTGGCCCGCGCCCACCACGCCTACGACGCCCCGATGACCAACACCTGCGGCCGGGTCGTCGACGTCAGCGGCCATCCGAGCGTGGAGTCGCTGTGCCTGGCCTCGGACGCCCTGGTCACGGACTACTCGTCGCTGATGTTCGACTACGCCAACCTGGACCGGCCGATCGTGATCCACGCCGACGACTGGGAGGCGTACGACGCGGCCCGCGGCACCTACTTCGACCTGCGCTCGTTCCCGCCGGGCGCGGTCGCGCGCGGCGAGGACGAACTGATCGACATCTTCGCCACCGGCCACTGGCGCGGCTCCCGGTCGGCCCAGCTGCGCTCGGCGTTCCGGGAGCGGTTCTGCACGTACGACGACGGCCGGGCCGCCGAGCGGGTCGTACGCCGGGTCGTGCTCGGGGAGTCGGACCTGCCGCCGGTCGTGCCGCTCGAGAAGCGCCGGCCGGTGCCGTCGGCGGCGGCCTCGCTGGCGCGCGAGCCGCTCGCCACGGTGCCGCACCCGGCCGGTCCGGCCGTCGTCACCGACAGCCTCTGAACCCGGTTCACACACGTGGGAGTTCGCATGCCCTCCAGCCCGTCGCGGCCGACCCCGAGCCGGCCGCCCTCCTGGCGTCCGTCCGGCAGGCCGGGACGCCGTCGCGGCACCTGACGCGGCCCGGGCTTCCGTAGACCCTCGCCCCCTCGACAGAAAGAGCAGAATGCCCCGCTTCAGCATCGTCGTCCCGTCCCATGGGGTCGCGGGCCGGCTGTCCCAGGCGCTGGACTCGATCCTCGCCCAGTCGTTCGGCGACTTCGAGCTGATCCCGGTGTGCGACGCGCCCGACTCACCCGCGGCGGACGTCGTCGCCGGGTACGCCGAGCGGGACTCCCGGGTGACGCCGGTGCACTCGCCGCCGTCGGCCGGTCTGGCCGGGGCGCGCAACACCGGGCTGCGGTCGGCGGTCGGCGGCCATGTGGTGTTCCTCGACGGGGACGACGTCCTGGTCCCGGGGGCACTGGCGGCGCTGGACGCCCGGCTGGGAGCGGTCGGCGACGTCGACGTCGTGTACTTCGAGCACGAGCGCGCCCCCTGGTGGGAGGGCGAGCCGACCAACCCGGCCGCGCCCCTGCTGGCCGGGGCCCCGGACGGGGCCTTCTCGCCCGGCCGGGCCCCGCACCTGACGGGCGTGGCGCTGCCGGCGTGGAGCGCGGCCTACCGTCGGGGCTTCCTCACCGAGCAGAGCCTCGCCTTCCCCGGGGACCACTTCACCGACACCGGGTTCGGCGGTCTGGTCGCCCTGCGGGCCAAGCGGGTGGCGGCCCTGCGCGCGGTCGTCGTCCGGCATCTGCTGCGACGGCAGGGCAACCGTCTCAACCTGCCCGGGGAACACCACGCCGAGCTGCTCGACCAGACCGAGCTGGTGCTGACGCGGGCCGTGGAGCAGGGGCTGCCGGCGGACCGGCTGAGGCCGCTGTTCGAGCAGCTCTTCGCCGCCGTCCTGAAGACGGCCGCCCACCCCCGGCGGCTGCCGGCCGGACGGCGCGCCTTCTTCCGCCGGGCGAGCGCGCTCTACCGGCAGCACCGACCCGCGGGCTACCAACCGCCCGGCGGCAGCCTCGGCGTCCAGCACCGGCTGCTGGCGGCCGGGTCGTACGCGGCGTTCCGCACCCTGCGCGCCGTCAACCAGAGGGCCGCGCGGGCCGCCGCGCAGCTCCCGCACCCCCGGGGGCTGCGCACCCACCTGCGGTACGCGGCGGGGCTGCGCCTCCCCCTCGACAAGAACCTCGCCGTGTACTGCGCGTACTGGGGCCGCGGCTACGCATGCAACCCGGCCGCGATCCACGCCAGGGCCCGCGAACTCGCTCCGCACATCCGCTCGGTGTTCCTGGTGGAGCCGGACGCGGTGGACAGCGTGCCGAAGGACGTGGAGTACGCGGTGATCGGCAGCCGGAAGTACTGGCAGGTGCTGGCCCGCGCCAAGTACCTCGTCAACAACGCCAACTTCGCGGACGCCGTCGTCAAACGCCCCGGCAGCGTGCACCTCCAGACCCAGCACGGCACACCGCTGAAGAAGATGGGCGCCGACCAGGCGACGTACCCCGTGGTGGCCGCGGCGACCGGCAGCTTCACCAAGCTGCTGGCCCGGGTCGACCGCTGGGACTACAACCTCACCTCCAACCGCCACTCCACCGAGATGTGGGAGAAGGCGTTTCCGGGCGCGCACGAGACCCTC encodes the following:
- a CDS encoding carbohydrate ABC transporter permease, which gives rise to MKAKQSLGSRLAERVSGGLVRVFLIVVGLFWLVPTIGLLLASLRSPEDIAASGWWKVFTEPSQITFDSYSKLLENEDITSSLLNTVWITVPATLLVVIVGSLAGYAFAWMEFPGRDWWFLGVVGLLVVPVQVALIPIAELFGEIGIFGSVIGVVLFHVGFGLPFAVFLLRNFFAEIPRELLEAARLDGAGELRLFFRVVMPLGAPAIASLGIFQFLWVWNDMLVALIFSDSGSQPITVALQTQVRQFGNNIDVLAPGAFISMVVPLAVFFAFQRQFVSGVMAGAVK
- a CDS encoding bifunctional glycosyltransferase family 2 protein/CDP-glycerol:glycerophosphate glycerophosphotransferase, with the protein product MPRFSVIVPAYQVQAYLHECLESVLSQSCPDLELIVVDDCSPDACGAIIDEFAARDARVHPVHLPENVGLGRARNAGLAHASGDYLLFLDSDDTLTPDALRSIADRLKETGDPDVLVFDYARTYWTGETVRNQAALQLTEQGPAPFRLEDRPGLLRLLMVAWNKAYRREFVEEQGFVFPPGYYEDTPWTYPVLMTAESIATLDRVCVHYRQRRQGSILRTTSERHFDVFEQYDRVFAYLEERPELSRWRPVLFRRMVHHLAIVYSRRDRLPPGSRADFMRRARAHYRRYRTRGAPVPLRARVQHTLIRFGLHRTYRTLQLVSSLHRGVARTTGKLLRGLRSASLRLHYRVQRCLPLRADRAVFTAYDGRGHSCNPGALESAFRDLAPHIRTAWIARPEHHHTIPPGSRRLVPGTAAYWTALARSAWLVSNTAFDHRLVKRRGQTLIQTGQGTPLGHIGLDLQERPAAARGRDFARLLEGVDQWDYVLSANRHTTLTHERVHPGRYTTLEYGYPRNDVFRTATEADVARLRASLGIPEGTVAILYAPTHRDYRRSQRHALDLQRIVRRLGPRFMVLARAHHAYDAPMTNTCGRVVDVSGHPSVESLCLASDALVTDYSSLMFDYANLDRPIVIHADDWEAYDAARGTYFDLRSFPPGAVARGEDELIDIFATGHWRGSRSAQLRSAFRERFCTYDDGRAAERVVRRVVLGESDLPPVVPLEKRRPVPSAAASLAREPLATVPHPAGPAVVTDSL
- a CDS encoding CDP-glycerol glycerophosphotransferase family protein, translating into MPRFSIVVPSHGVAGRLSQALDSILAQSFGDFELIPVCDAPDSPAADVVAGYAERDSRVTPVHSPPSAGLAGARNTGLRSAVGGHVVFLDGDDVLVPGALAALDARLGAVGDVDVVYFEHERAPWWEGEPTNPAAPLLAGAPDGAFSPGRAPHLTGVALPAWSAAYRRGFLTEQSLAFPGDHFTDTGFGGLVALRAKRVAALRAVVVRHLLRRQGNRLNLPGEHHAELLDQTELVLTRAVEQGLPADRLRPLFEQLFAAVLKTAAHPRRLPAGRRAFFRRASALYRQHRPAGYQPPGGSLGVQHRLLAAGSYAAFRTLRAVNQRAARAAAQLPHPRGLRTHLRYAAGLRLPLDKNLAVYCAYWGRGYACNPAAIHARARELAPHIRSVFLVEPDAVDSVPKDVEYAVIGSRKYWQVLARAKYLVNNANFADAVVKRPGSVHLQTQHGTPLKKMGADQATYPVVAAATGSFTKLLARVDRWDYNLTSNRHSTEMWEKAFPGAHETLEYGYPRNDVYYTASAQDVARVRKELGVPDGKKALLYAPTHRDYATGFASGLDLAEFCEAIGDDYVVLLRAHYFYDQGASRGGGRIIDVTGHRSSEDVCLAADALITDYSSIMFDYANLDRPIVVYTDDWEVYREIRGVYFDLMRVPPGRIARTPEELAAVFRDGGWADESASALRAAFRERFCQFDDGRAAERVVRRVLLGEPPESIPPVIPLAERVPAPAATLVRS